A stretch of the Serratia marcescens genome encodes the following:
- a CDS encoding DUF2474 domain-containing protein — translation MQDKTATAAPAPWWKRIGWLVIIWSASVLGLFVVASLFRLLMTAAGMKSH, via the coding sequence ATGCAAGATAAAACGGCAACCGCTGCGCCGGCGCCCTGGTGGAAACGCATCGGTTGGCTGGTGATCATCTGGAGCGCCAGCGTGCTGGGGCTGTTCGTGGTCGCCTCGCTGTTCCGCCTGCTGATGACCGCGGCGGGCATGAAGTCGCATTGA